A window of the Coturnix japonica isolate 7356 chromosome 12, Coturnix japonica 2.1, whole genome shotgun sequence genome harbors these coding sequences:
- the ZXDC gene encoding zinc finger protein ZXDC, translating to MDPHSVFPRRLQLRSAPFHSVVPRFLSDRSMPRPPAPVSAAATGTPKMETQGLPAAEAARARPGAQHGGPAAPPAAPGRPPPPPDWDRAASSAASSSAASSASSGLYVSFPVLLVEEKPESGPAPSPSAPPAGPAPDGDGLLLVLNVVRGNAEPDSGDGDAGRARPGPSPAEPPDEGPGSAPPPPPPPPPPPPPPRDGDGDGGSEDGSFSGTITINNQSLLVRIENGVLTLGPGAEQAANNAPPPAQPPPPAEPPPGVPRPRSPPAFPCPEPRCGEAFPRKQQLRLHRLTAHGGGGGEDGRGAGGAARPFGCPVPGCAWSFATAYKLRRHLHSHDKLRPFACAAPGCSKRFTTVYNLRAHSRAHEQEAAHKCEACGQRFPSVARLAAHRRRSHLEPERPYRCDYPGCERTFITVSALFSHNRAHFREQEQFSCSFPGCNKQYDKACRLKIHMRSHTGERPFICDFEGCGWSFTSMSKLLRHKRKHEDDRRFTCPVEGCGKSFTRAEHLKGHSITHLGTKPFECPVEGCCAKFSARSSLYIHSKKHLQDVESLKTRCPVSSCNKLFTSKHSMKTHMVKQHNFSPDLLTQLEATSSLTPSSELTSPGHSDLSNIDLVSLFSNVSSNNSGISADMALVNSGIVTIDVASVGSTLGGNLPVSSSSLSQAVDPLILVASSDMQQSLDSSLLLGTGTTVLQQSTLNLDDVQTVNAEALGSLASLSVRNPSQDVHGLTSSNNLTIDTATLTPSSSLGGTNVPELLTPTKMERNLLPSSDVVGQQEGSKVVTQFVFSNPPGSYSAQKEMDLSTMTGSSFLESSGSARTDYRAIQLAKKRKQKGNGSSTGTSSSGQRKSKGGKVSPTSFSSSAPSGRLGGNVVLPNGGLTIRDPATGAQYVQIQLLQDDPSGEGDLPFQLSSQSSSSHSQLTVDLPVHILQEPHNSAEDDAGSDNSQFTGSTINLQDLE from the exons ATGGATCCGCACTCCGTGTTTCCACGCCGCCTCCAGCTCCGTTCCGCTCCGTTCCATTCCGTTGTTCCGCGTTTCCTCTCCGACCGCTCCATGCCCCGCCCCCCGGCTCCGGTTTCAGCCGCTGCTACAGGGACCCCCAAGATGGAAACGCAGGGGCTGCCCGCCGCGGAGGCGGcccgggcccggcccggcgcccaacatggcggccccgccgcgccgcccgccgccccgggCCGCCCTCCGCCTCCGCCCGACTGGGACCGGGCGGCCTcctccgccgcctcctcctccgccgccaGCAGCGCCTCGTCGGGCCTCTACGTGAGCTTCCcggtgctgctggtggaggaGAAGCCGGAGTCCGGCCCGGCTCCCAGCCCCAGCGCTCCTCCGGCGGGCCCCGCTCCCGACGGCGACGGGCTGCTGCTCGTCCTCAACGTGGTGCGCGGCAACGCCGAGCCCGACTCGGGCGACGGGGATGCGGGgcgggcccggcccggcccttCGCCCGCGGAGCCGCCCGATGAAGGCCCCGgctccgcgccgccgccgccgcctccgcctcctcctcctcccccgccgccccgcgATGGAGACGGAGACGGCGGCTCGGAGGACGGCTCCTTCTCGGGGACCATCACCATCAACAACCAGAGCCTGCTGGTGCGCATCGAGAACGGCGTGCTGACGCTGGGGCCCGGCGCCGAGCAGGCCGCGAACAACGCGCCGCCCCCGGCCCAGCCGCCTCCCCCCGCCGAGCCCCCGCCGGGCGTCCCGAGGCCTCGCTCCCCGCCGGCCTTTCCCTGCCCCGAGCCGCGATGCGGGGAGGCCTTTCCCCGCAAGCAGCAGCTCCGGCTGCACCGACTGACGGCGCACGGAGGCGGAGGAGGGGAGGAcggccgcggggcggggggggcggcTCGGCCGTTCGGCTGCCCGGTGCCGGGCTGCGCCTGGTCCTTCGCCACGGCCTACAAGCTGCGGCGGCACCTGCACTCGCACGATAAACTGCGGCCCTTCGCCTGCGCCGCTCCCGGCTGCTCTAAGCGTTTCACTACCGTGTACAACCTGCGGGCCCACAGCCGCGCCCACGAGCAGGAGGCGGCGCACAAATGCGAGGCGTGCGGGCAGCGTTTCCCCAGCGTCGCCCGACTCGCCGCCCACCGTCGCCGCAGCCACCTGGAACCAGAGCGGCCCTACCGCTGTGACTACCCCG GCTGTGAAAGGACTTTTATCACAGTGAGCGCACTGTTCTCCCACAATCGGGCCCACTTCAGGGAGCAGGAGCAGTTTTCCTGCTCGTTCCCAGGCTGTAACAAGCAGTACGACAAAGCATGTCGGCTGAAAATCCACATGAGGAGCCACACAG GTGAGAGGCCTTTTATCTGTGACTTCGAAGGCTGCGGTTGGTCTTTCACTAGCATGTCCAAGCTGCTGCGACACAAGAG GAAACATGAAGATGACAGGAGGTTCACGTGCCCGGTAGAAGGCTGTGGGAAGTCCTTCACAAGAGCAGAACACTTGAAAGGCCACAGCATAACCCACCTTGGTACAAAGCCATTTGAGTGCCCAGTAGAAG GCTGTTGTGCAAAATTCTCAGCACGGAGCAGTCTGTACATTCACTCCAAAAAACATCTTCAGGATGTGGAGTCATTAAAGACTCGCTGCCCTGTATCCAGCTGTAATAAGTTGTTCACTTCCAAGCACAGTATGAAGACGCATATGGTCAAACAACATAACTTCAGCCCAG ATCTCCTGACGCAGCTTGAAGCGACCAGCTCCCTTACACCCAGCAGTGAGCTCACCAGTCCAGGACACAGCGACCTCAGCAACATAGaccttgtttctttgttctccaATGTGTCCAGCAACAATTCGGGGATCTCAGCAGACATGGCGTTAGTGAACTCTGGAATTGTCACCATAGATGTTGCTTCAGTAGGCTCAACTCTTGGAGGAAACCTGCCTGTCAGTAGCAGTTCCTTAAGCCAGGCAGTCGATCCTTTGATACTGGTGGCCAGCAGCGATATGCAGCAGAGCCTGGACAGTTCTCTCTTGCTGGGAACTGGGACAACAGTTCTACAGCAAAGCACTTTAAATTTGGATGACGTACAGACTGTCAATGCGGAAGCCTTGGGTTCGTTAGCATCGCTGTCAGTGAGGAATCCCAGTCAGGATGTGCACGGTTTGACATCCAGCAATAACTTAACAATTGACACAGCCACTTTGACTCCTTCTAGCAGCCTTGGTGGTACCAATGTGCCTGAGTTACTGACACCAACTAAAATGGAACGGAATTTGCTTCCCAGCTCCGATGTTGTTGGTCAGCAAGAGGGCAGCAAAGTAGTGACtcaatttgttttctccaaCCCTCCAGGAAGCTACAGCGCTCAGAAAGAAATGGATCTTAGCACAATGACTGGCAGCTCATTTTTG GAGAGCAGTGGGTCTGCGAGAACAGACTACAGAGCCATTCAGCTGgccaagaagagaaaacagaaagggaatgGGAGCAGCACAG ggaCATCTAGCTCTGGTCAGAGGAAAAGTAAAGGTGGTAAAGTGAGCCCCACCAGTTTCTCATCGTCTGCTCCCAGTGGCCGGCTGGGTGGCAATGTTGTTCTGCCAAACGGAGGGCTGACAATAAGGGACCCTGCAACAGGAGCACAGTATGTGCAAATTCAGCTTCTTCAG gATGATCCCTCAGGAGAGGGAGATTTGCCCTTTCAGCTGAGCTCTCAGTCCTCCTCATCACATTCTCAGCTCACAGTGGATTTACCTGTTCACATACTTCAG GAACCACATAATTCTGCTGAAGATGATGCAGGTTCTGATAACTCTCAGTTCACTGGAAGCACAATAAACTTACAGGATCTGGAATGA
- the CFAP100 gene encoding cilia- and flagella-associated protein 100, with protein MSSNHSAVSQETHSTHSAGASSESMMPSACEEESVCESLTSEPGMETYLVSEFQEEDEESIHRNPFTVPADIDIFALRSKDRKQAKAEHEKMKTMKIHEKMTCSFKNKAKERGVRKALQKEEEEESRKQATDEERLKALQECLSWKIAMKKDYPLEKESFHDYIRDRRETFLLEYAIAIKKEEIQKLENIARKEERKLEKAEHNLEKDIDIFDEYLKESHKSSVQALKISEKESAAKAKRIVEIHSISSQIMSLRSDITRFENSLREYKTYKDFLYQLSPKEWQEEYEKKHGKQLKTDKESASEKDQDLTIGMSTSGIDVPVSLLSAESLNSSLSYGSKPQVKNLPKHLTTENPHSSEDQESEICLDDDEEPELYFTDPQQLLSVFTEMEEQNFSYLCNFQETEREMHELQHTFINTQQKKDEEQAQLKEASLTLKSTVTKLEERAAELKLKVEDYSSEHKADAQDKMLASLGKKVREIHSHCIGESGEGMEIMEMLAAIEKKLIELLDHLERIPAAKIAEIEKAKRKERRMRLKEEKERQQKQLQEEKLQRALARAQAITERKITRRLMFRSSPPARREKKQHSQEQSDKKKEELLYYFT; from the exons ATGTCCAGCAATCATTCAGCCGTATCTCAAGAAACCCACAGCACTCACAGTGCTGGAGCATCTTCTG AGTCAATGATGCCATCTGCATGTGAAGAAGAGTCAGTCTGTGAGAGTCTCACTTCTGAACCTGGAATGGAAACCTACCTTGTGTCAG AATTCcaagaggaggatgaagaaTCCATTCACAGAAACCCATTTACAGTTCCTGCAGATATTGATATTTTCGCACTAAGGAGCAAGGATAGAAAACAGGCAAAGGCG GAACATGAAAAGATGAAGACCATGAAAATTCATGAGAAAATGACTTGCTCCTTTAAAAACAAGGCAAAGGAAAGAGGGGTTAGGAAAGCTTtgcaaaaggaagaggaagaagaaagcagaaaacaggcaacagatgaagaaagactgaaagctCTTCAGGAGTGTCTTTCATGGAAGATAGCCATGAAAAAAG attacccattagaaaaagaaagtttccaTGACTACATAAGGGACAGAAGAGAGACATTTTTGCTTGAG TATGCCATAGCaattaagaaagaagagattCAAAAGTTGGAGAACATAgcaaggaaagaggaaagaaaactggaaaaggcTGAACATAACCTGGAGAAAGATATTGACATATTTGATGAGTACCTGAAGGAGAGCCACAAAAGCTCTGTTCAAGCCCTGAAAAT ttctgaaaaagaatctgcagcaaaagcaaagagaataGTAGAGATCCACTCAATTAGTTCCCAAATAATGAGCCTCCGAAG CGATATAACCAGATTTGAGAATTCTCTGCGAGAGTACAAGACGTACAAAGACTTCCTCTATCAGCTATCTCCAAAAGAATGGCAGGAGGAATATGAAAAAAAGCACGGAAAGCAGTTGAAAACTGATAAAGAAAGTGCCTCAGAGAAGG ACCAGGATCTGACCATCGGGATGAGCACGAGTGGTATAGATGTGCCAGtttctctgctgtctgcagaaaGTTTGAACTCAAGTTTATCATATGGGAGCAAACCACAGGTCAAAAACCTCCCGAAACATCTCACGACAGAAAATCC acATTCATCAGAGGATCAAGAGAGTGAAATCTGCTTGGATGATGATGAG GAGCCTGAGCTGTATTTTACCGACCCCCAACAACTGCTGTCTGTTTTCACGGAGATGGAGGAACAGAACTTTTCCTACCTCTGTAATTTCcaggagacagagagagaaatgcatGAGCTCCAACACACCTTCATCAACACACAACAAAAGAA GGACGAGGAGCAAGCACAGCTGAAAGAAGCTTCACTCACCTTGAAATCCACTGTCACCAAATTGGAAGAGAGAGCAGCAGAGTTGAAGCTCAAAGTTGAAGACTATTCCTCAGAGCACAAAGCAGATGCCCAG GATAAAATGCTTGCAAGCTTGGGAAAAAAGGTGCGGGAGATCCATAGTCACTGCATCGGAGAAAGTGGGGAAGGCATGGAGATAATGGAGATGCTGGCAGCGATAGAAAAAAAGCTCATTGAGTTACTGGATCACCTGGAAAGAATTCCAGCTGCAAAGATAGCAGAGAttgaaaaagccaaaagaaaagaacGGAGAATGAG gctgaaggaagaaaaggaacgACAGCAGAAAcaactgcaggaggaaaaactgCAACGGGCCCTGGCGAGAGCACAGGCAATCACAGAGAGAAAG atcACCAGAAGGCTGATGTTCCGCTCCAGCCCACCTGCcaggagggaaaagaagcagcacagccaagaacaaagtgataagaaaaaagaagaactaCTGTACTATTTCACTTGA